One Glycine max cultivar Williams 82 chromosome 4, Glycine_max_v4.0, whole genome shotgun sequence DNA segment encodes these proteins:
- the LOC100820204 gene encoding beta-glucuronosyltransferase GlcAT14B, translating to MEPNKHHQQHQNKTKKKWFLPLILSLLISTFLILLSVFVSSNSPSQRHRRAPVPKEVPHFVESKLKVSPTSANLVPRIAYLISGSMGDGESLKRTLKALYHPWNHYAVHLDLEASSKERLDLADFVKNEPLFEKFGNVRTVVKANLVTYRGPTMVTNTLHAAAILLNQAGDWDWFINLSASDYPLVTQDDLLHTLSSIPRHLNFIEHTSDIGWKVYHRAKPVIIDPGLYSVNKSDVFWVSQKRNVPTAYKLFTGSAWMMLSRPFIEYCIWGWDNLPRIVLMYYANFLSSPEGYFHTVICNAEEFRNTTVNHDLHFISWDNPPKQHPHFLTVNDYQRMVDSNAPFARKFGRNEPVLDKIDTELLGQNADGYVPGRWFSQANSSITKQYSGIRNITDLRPGPGAERLGHLINGLLSAENFQANRCF from the exons ATGGAACCCAACAAGCACCACCAACAACACCAGAACAAGACCAAGAAAAAATGGTTCCTCCCACTCATCCTCTCTCTCCTCATCTCCACCTTCCTCATCCTCCTCTCCGTCTTCGTTTCCTCTAACTCACCCTCCCAGCGGCACCGCCGCGCCCCAGTTCCAAAAGAAGTGCCACATTTCGTTGAGTCCAAGCTGAAGGTAAGTCCCACATCGGCCAACCTGGTTCCGAGAATCGCGTATTTAATCTCTGGCTCAATGGGAGACGGTGAAAGCCTGAAAAGGACGCTGAAGGCTCTGTACCATCCGTGGAACCACTACGCGGTGCACTTGGACCTCGAGGCCTCTTCCAAGGAGAGGTTGGACCTCGCCGATTTCGTGAAGAACGAGCCTCTGTTTGAGAAATTCGGGAACGTTAGAACGGTGGTTAAGGCCAACTTGGTTACTTACAGAGGACCCACTATGGTCACTAATACCCTTCACGCCGCTGCTATTTTGTTGAACCAAGCTGGGGACTGGGATTGGTTCATTAATTTGAGTGCTTCTGATTATCCTTTGGTAACCCAAGATG ATCTGCTGCATACGCTTTCGTCTATTCCCAGACACCTGAACTTCATTGAACACACCAGTGATATTGGTTGGAAGGT GTATCATAGAGCCAAGCCAGTTATAATTGATCCTGGCCTATATAGCGTGAATAAATCTGATGTATTTTGGGTATCACAGAAAAGAAATGTACCCACTGCTTATAAACTTTTTACAG GTTCTGCCTGGATGATGCTCTCTCGCCCATTTATTGAATACTGTATATGGGGTTGGGACAACTTACCCAGAATAGTCTTGATGTATTACGCCAACTTTCTGTCTTCCCCCGAAGGGTATTTTCACACAGTCATCTGCAATGCCGAGGAGTTTCGTAACACTACCGTTAATCATGACCTCCACTTCATATCATGGGACAACCCTCCTAAACAACACCCACATTTTCTTACAGTTAATGACTACCAGAGAATGGTGGACAGCAATGCTCCATTTGCTAGGAAATTTGGCAGGAATGAACCAGTCTTGGACAAGATTGATACTGAACTCTTGGGACAAAATGCAGATGGTTATGTTCCTGGCAGGTGGTTCAGTCAGGCAAATTCAAGCATCACTAAACAGTACTCCGGCATAAGAAATATCACTGACCTAAGGCCTGGCCCAGGAGCTGAAAGGCTTGGACACCTTATAAATGGTTTATTATCAGCAGAAAATTTTCAGGCAAATCGGTGTTTTTGA
- the LOC102668855 gene encoding pentatricopeptide repeat-containing protein At2g03880, mitochondrial → MATALVDMYSKCGCVESALSVFESNVDKDAGTWNAMISGVVLNGDAGKSLELFHQMDASGTKPNETMFVAVLTACTHAKMVQQGLWLFEEMRGTYGVAPRMEHYACVINLLSRAGMVEEAEKFMEEKMGGLAAGDANVWGALLNACRIHKNIRVGNRQWKKLVDMGVTDCGTHVLTHNINREAGLDAEANKVRSRMKKKPGCSIIEVDNEVEEFLADDHSHSQAQEMCKMLNSILKMGTLERF, encoded by the coding sequence ATGGCGACAGCTTTGGTGGACATGTATTCGAAATGTGGATGTGTGGAATCTGCTTTATCTGTTTTTGAGAGCAATGTTGACAAGGATGCTGGCACATGGAATGCTATGATTTCTGGCGTGGTGTTGAATGGCGATGCAGGGAAATCGCTTGAGTTGTTTCACCAAATGGATGCTTCTGGGACCAAGCCGAACGAGACTATGTTTGTGGCTGTTCTCACTGCTTGTACTCATGCTAAGATGGTTCAGCAGGGTCTTTGGTTGTTTGAAGAAATGAGAGGCACGTATGGAGTTGCACCACGAATGGAGCATTATGCTTGTGTAATTAACCTTTTGTCAAGAGCTGGCATGGTGGAGGAAGCTGAGAAATTTATGGAGGAGAAGATGGGTGGACTCGCAGCTGGCGATGCTAATGTGTGGGGTGCTCTTCTGAATGCGTGTAGAATTCATAAGAATATTCGTGTTGGGAATAGGCAGTGGAAAAAGCTGGTTGATATGGGGGTCACTGACTGTGGTACTCATGTTCTTACTCACAATATAAATAGAGAAGCTGGGTTGGATGCGGAGGCAAACAAAGTTAGGAGTAGGATGAAAAAGAAGCCCGGATGCAGCATAATAGAGGTGGATAATGAAGTTGAAGAATTTCTTGCAGATGATCATTCTCATTCGCAAGCACAGGAAATGTGCAAAATGCTCAATTCCATTCTCAAGATGGGGACTTTAGAGCGCTTCTAA